A segment of the Agromyces sp. H17E-10 genome:
AGTTCACCCGATCGGCGTCGTAGGTCGTGCGCATCTGGGCGACCGCGGCGAGCACGGTGTCGTAGAGTCCGGTGGCGCCGCCGAGGCGACCCGGCAGGGATGCGATCGCCGTGTCGATGCGGGCGCGCTGCTCGTCGTCGCCGAGGCTCTGGACGGGCGCGAGCGACTCCCAGTCGCGGTCGCCGGCTCGCGCGGTGGAGAAGATCCACATCCCGAGGTCGACGTCGCCGGAGAACTGCGAGAGCGTCTTCGTCGCAGCCTGGGTGAGCAGGTCGATGCGGCGCAGACCCGTGACGGTCGGCTCCTCCATCGATCCCGACACGTCGATGACGCTGAGGATGCGCGACCGGAGGCTCAGGACGCCCCAGGTACGGAGGATCGCCACCTGTGCACCCGCCGCTGAGGCGTCGACGGCGACGGCTTCCGCGAGCACGCCCTCCTGTTCGAGGGTGCCCGACCCGGTGCCGTCGCGGAATCCGTCGGCGGCGAACGCGTCCTTCGCCGACCAGAGCGCGAGCTTCAGCGCGTCGAGCTCGCGGGCATGCAGGGCGACGGCGCGCGCTTCGGGGGTGTCGTCGGCCTCGGCGTCGTCGGCGGGCAGGTTCTTGGCGAGTTCCGACTCGTCGAGCACGCGCAGGAACGGGTAGGTGAGCGCGAGCGTGCCGTCGGCGGGGTAGAGCGCGACGAGCGGCGTCGACGCGCCCTCGCGGTTGTGACGGGCGATCTGCTGCTCGCTCGCGATCGCGACCGTGCCGTCGGCGCCGTCGGCGAGTGCGTCGAACGCCTCCTCGACGGACGCGGGCATCGTGTCGTTGAGCTCGATCATGGCCTGCTGGAACTGGCGCGGCGATCCGATGTCGGCGCGTCGTTCCATCGCCTGCAACGCGCTGAGACTGGCCGAGGACGCCTCGGGGTCGGGCAGGAGTGCCGAGAACCCGTCGTTCAGGAGCGCGTTCCAGCTGAGATCCTCGTCGCCCACCGCATCGGACCGGTCGGCGCGGGCGGCGAAGACGACGGGGCTCGAGGCGATCGACCGTTCGAGCGCGAGGTCGGGGACCGGGCGGCCGAGGGATCGGGCGATGCCCGACATGCGCACGAGCCAG
Coding sequences within it:
- a CDS encoding substrate-binding domain-containing protein; translated protein: MSRQSERAERAAIRRRRRRLMAAVGAATVVVALVGGAGVAWASGGFDSWMHPEVPCTKPVELTVVADPAIAATVEAVAADHDAAEGSCSRTEVVAQASADTAAMLASGNASELDAWIPDSPVWLVRMSGIARSLGRPVPDLALERSIASSPVVFAARADRSDAVGDEDLSWNALLNDGFSALLPDPEASSASLSALQAMERRADIGSPRQFQQAMIELNDTMPASVEEAFDALADGADGTVAIASEQQIARHNREGASTPLVALYPADGTLALTYPFLRVLDESELAKNLPADDAEADDTPEARAVALHARELDALKLALWSAKDAFAADGFRDGTGSGTLEQEGVLAEAVAVDASAAGAQVAILRTWGVLSLRSRILSVIDVSGSMEEPTVTGLRRIDLLTQAATKTLSQFSGDVDLGMWIFSTARAGDRDWESLAPVQSLGDDEQRARIDTAIASLPGRLGGATGLYDTVLAAVAQMRTTYDADRVNSVLLLTDGRNEDENGISLETLLDKLAKLDDPAKPVPVVLVGIGPDTDVQAMRAIAKATGGAAYSAAKPQDLSTVLTDALSQRACRPNC